Within the Enterobacter bugandensis genome, the region CCAGACGTGGCCGGTGGCGATAACCGCCAGGTCAAACCGATCGGGCAAAGTGGTGTCGTTGACGGAAAGCGTTACGCCGGTTGTCGAGGGGATGATGTCCGTTACCTTCGCGGATTCATGGACCGTAACCTGGAACCCCAGCTTTTTTGCCTCTTTCACGATTGAACGCAAGCTGTCGCGAAAATACTCTCCCAACAGGAGTCTGGGCAGGAACTGCCGGTCATGCAGGCTGGCTTTATCAACCTTAAAGCGCGCCAGATGGGTGTCGCTCTGTTCCTTGAGCCAGTCGAGGTAGGTCATAAAAATGGGCGGAATTTCTATGCCTCGCAATGTTCGCCAGCATCAGCCGGGAATTATTGTCGTCGTTATAGGGCATGCCCACGCCGGCTTCATCGGCCTGTTCGAAGACGGATACGGAGAGCGGGGTGCTGTTATTAAGCAGATGATAAAAGGTGTAAATCCCTGTAGGGCCGGAGCCGATAATCGCGATATTCTTCATTGACGCGCTTCCTGTATTTATTCCATAAGAAAAGCGTAGCAGGAGAATAATGATGAAAATAAGCGATTAAGAAAATTCAGGGTAAAAGGAGAGAATTTGCACCATTTCAGGACTGAAATGGTGCGTCCGAGTGGACTCGAACCACCGACCCCCACCATGTCAAGGTGGTGCTCTAACCAACTGAGCTACGGACGCAGAATGGTGCGTTCAATTGGACTCGAACCAACGACCCCCACCATGTCAAGGTGGTGCTCTAACCAACTGAGCTATGAACGCAACGTGTTGTCGGTGACAACGGGGACGAATATTAGCGGCACAGCATCAAGGAGGCAAGAGGGAAAACGCATTTTTCTCTCTGATTTCACGCGATTGCTTCATTACCGCGCAAAGTGAAGAGAAAGTAGCCGCCAGCTGGCGGCTACTGCGTAGTTAACGCGCAGCGCGCTGCAAAATTACCGTTGACGGCTGGCGCTGCAGGAAGCGCATGCGCATCATCATCATGATCGCCGCCGACGTCAGTCCGATGATAAAGCCCATCCAGAATCCGGCTGGCCCCATGCGATCAACGACCAGATCGGTCAGCGCCAACACGTAGCCAGTAGGCAGACCCAGCACCCAGTAGGCGATAAAGGTAATAAAGAAGATCGAACGCGTGTCTTTATATCCGCGCAATACGCCACTGCCAATCACCTGGATGGAGTCAGAAATCTGATACACCGCAGCCAACAGCATCAGGTGCGAAGCCAGCGCCACCACGTCCGGGTTGTCGTTATAGAGCAGGGCGATCTGCTCGCGCAGCGCCACCGTAAACAGCGCCGTACAGATGGCCATGCAAACACCGACGCCGAGCCCGGTGCGCGCGGCCGTTTGCGCATCCAGGGTGGAGCCCTGTCCCAGGCGGAAGCCAACGCGAATCGTCACCGCCGCCGCCAGCGACATCGGCAGGACGAACATCAGGGAGCTGAAGTTGAGCGCGATCTGGTGTCCGGCCACGTTAACAATCCCCAGCGGGGAGACCAGCAGGGCAACCACGGCAAAGAGCGTCACCTCAAAGAACAAGGCCAGCGCAATCGGCAAGCCTAGCTGCACCAGGCGCGTCATGATGCTCCAGTCCGGCGTGCTGAATCTGTTCTCGTTACGAATATCGCGCATTGAACGGGCGCGTTTCACATAAGCGATCATACTGAAGAACATTACCCAGTAAACCGCAGCCGTCGCCACGCCACAGCCGACGCCGCCCAGCTCCGGCATGCCGAAATGGCCGTAGATAAAGATGTAGTTCACCGGAATATTCACCAGCAGGCCGATAAAGCCCATCACCATTCCGGGCTTGGTTTTCGCCAGCCCTTCACACTGGTTACGGGCGACCTGGAAAAAGAGGTAGCCGGGCGCACCCCAGAGCAGGGCGCGCAGATAGCCCACGGCTTTGTCTGCCAGCGCCGGGTCAATATTATGCATGGCGCGGATGATATGACCCGCGTTCCAGAGCACGACCATAATCAGTACGGAGACAAACCCTGCCAGCCAGAAACCCTGACGGACCTGATGGGCAATACGCTCGCGACGACCCGAGCCATTAAGCTGAGCGATAACCGGGGTGAGGGCGAGCAGCAGACCGTGGCCGAACAGGATGGCCGGCAGCCAGATTGACGTGCCGATAGCAACGGCCGCCATATCGGTGGCGCTGTAGCCACCCGCCATTACCGTATCCACAAATCCCATTGCGGTCTGGGCCACCTGCGCGACGATCACTGGTATAGCCAGTGCCAATAGCTGGCGCGCTTCATTCATGTACTTCTGCACGTGAACACCTTTATTTTGTAGTTATATGAGAGACTAAAAAAGCCGCCGAAACGGGCAGCAAGAAGAAAATGCAGGGGGGTGCCAGCTATTGTAGCGGGCTTTAGCTATTTATCTAGTGAAAAAATCGCCAGAAAATGCGCTCCGCTGGCAACCTGTTTTTCCAACTGTTATTGTGGTGGGATTAAACGGTGTCACCACCGTCCGGAAAAAACAGGAGTTGTAAGCATGTTTACTGGTATTGTGCAGGGCACCGCCAAAGTGGTGTCCATTGATGAAAAACCTAATTTTCGTACTCATGTTGTAGAGCTGCCGGAATATATGCTCGACGGCATCGAAACCGGCGCCTCGGTTGCCCATAACGGCTGCTGCCTGACCGTCACCGAAATTAATGGCAACCAGATTAGCTTTGATTTAATGAAAGAGACGCTGCGTATTACCAACCTGGGCGAGCTGGTGGTGGGGGACACCGTCAACGTTGAGCGCGCGGCGAAGTTCAGCGACGAGATTGGCGGCCATCTGATGTCCGGGCACATCATGACCACCGCCGAAGTGGCGAAAATCGTTACATCAGAAAATAACCGTCAAATCTGGTTTAAAGTGCAGGACCCGTCATTAATGAAATACATCCTCTATAAAGGGTTTATTGGCATTGATGGGATTAGTCTGACGGTGGGAGAAGTTACTCCGACGCGTTTTTGCGTGCATTTAATTCCCGAGACGCTGCAGCGCACCACGCTGGGTTCGAAAAAACTGGGGCATCGCGTGAATATCGAAATCGATCCGCAAACCCAGGCGGTTGTAGATACCGTTGAGCGCGTGCTGGCCGCAAAAGAAGCCGCAATAATTAAAGCTGTAGAAGAAGAATAAAAAATAACCCCGGCTGGCCGGGGTTATTTTTCTAGCGTGCGACCCGCAAGCCGTGTTCAATCCCACGGCTAAAAACAACCTGCCAGAGCTGAATATCTCGCGCGCGAAACGCCCCCGCGCAGGCATTCAGATAATAGCTAAACATCCGCTTGAATCGTTCAGAATAGTTGCCCGCAATTTCAGGCCAGGCTTCCTGAAAACGTGCATGCCACGCCATTAACGTGGTGTCGTAATCCGCGCCGAAGTTATGCCAGTCTTCCATCACGAAATGGGATTCGCTGGCGTTGGCAATCTGGCGTACGGACGGTAAACAGCCATTCGGAAAGATGTATTTGTTGATCCACGGGTCAACGTTATTGTCGGTCCGCTTAGAGCCGATGGTGTGCAGCAGGAAAATACCGTCCGGTTTCAGATTACGGTCCACCACCTCGAAATAGGTGTCGTAATTTTTCGGCCCGACGTGCTCGAACATGCCCACGGAAACGACCCGGTCAAACTGTTCGTTCAGGTCCCGGTAATCCTGCAGGCGGATATCCACATCAAGCCCCAGGCACCGCTCCTGCGCCATTTTTTGCTGTTCAGCGGAAATGGTGACGCCGACCACGCTGACGCCGTAGTGCTTCGCCATAAAATACGCCAGCCCGCCCCAGCCGCAGCCAATATCCAGCACGCGCATACCGGGCTGCAACTGCAATTTCTCGCTAATCAGGCGCAGCTTGGCCTGCTGAGCCTCTTCAAGCGTCGACGCCTCTTTCCAGTAGGCGCAGGAGTATTGCATGAAGGGGTCCAGCATGCGGCTGAACAGATCGTTGCCGAGATCGTAATGCTCTTTGCCGACGATCCAGGCACGCTTTTTACTTTGCAGGTTAAAGAGACGGGCAGAGGCGACACGCAGGGTGTCTTTAAGATTACGGGGGAGCTGTTTTTCCAGACCAGCACGCAGCACGCTGGCGAAAAAAGTGTCCAGCCGTTCGCATTCCCACCAGCCGTCCATATAGCTTTCCCCCAGGCCTAGCGACCCCTCGCGCAACACGCGTTTAAAAAAATCGGGATGTTTAACCTGAGGATCCGATGGGGATGATCCGTTGATAGTGATGCCTGCCCGACCTAACAGTTCACTGACGATCCGGGACCAGTTATCGTCCGGAACGCTGACTTCTTCTATACACGATGAACTCATAGCTTCTCCATCACCCTACTGTGATCAGAACCTTAAAACAGCGTAGACGCTTTTTTGGTTTGTGAGAAATCTCACGGTAAATACCGCGAGGCTAGTATCCGACGTAGAACAGAGGAAGGGAGATAACCCTTGCCGAAATGCCTTCCATGGTAAAACGGGAGCACTCCGGCTCCCGTTAACACATAATATTTATCGTATTTAATCGAACCAAATTTAGTATAGGCCTCAAAATTTGGTGATTCAATAGAAAATTCTTAGCAACCTAATCACTGAAAATTAACATAGTTTCTGGCGCGATTAGGCATGCGAGGTTTCTACCTGCGTGCTCTCATCCTGCGCGGAAGCCTGCATGCGATAGCCTATGACGGCCAGCGCAACGGTAGCCAGCATCACGCTGGTTGTCGTCAGCAGCGGCGTGGCAATCAGCGCGGAGACCACCAGGCTTGCCAGGAAGCACAGCCCCAGCTGCAGGGTGTTCTGCAGCGCAGCCGCACGGCCTGTCGCCTGCGGGAACGGACGCAGCGCCTGCGCCACAACGATAGGGTAGATCGCCCCGTTCGCGATGGCCATCACGCAGAATGGAATCAATATTTCGGCCAGACCCGCGCCCGGAATAAACCCAACGGCCCAGGTGCCAATGACGCTCAGCGCATAGAGCACCAGCAGCCACGGCAGCATCTGCTGGCCTTCCCATTTTTGCAGCGCCGCGCGACAGCCGTACCCGCCCACCAGGAACGCGATGGTCTGCGGAACGTAGCTCAGGCCAATGGCCGCCGGGCTATAGCCCATATCGTGCAGAATAAACGGCGAGCCGGTCAGCCACGCGAAGAAGCTCGCCGAGCAGGCGGCATAGATCAGAACGTTGCCGCGATACGCTTTCGCGCTCAGCAGGGAGGTGAAGGTAATCGGCTTCGCGTCTGCGTGCGCCTCTTTTTTATGCGCGGGCTTGAGGGCGAACGCCGGCAGCATCAGCACCAGCGTGATGGCAAACAGTGTGGCAAAGATGGCCTGCCAGTCAAAGTGCGCGAGGATCCAGCTTCCCAGCAGCGGGGCGAGGGCCGGTGAGAGCCCTACCAGCGGCATGATGGTGGCGAAAATACGGTTAGTGCGGTTCGCCGGATAGTAATCGGTGACCAGCGCCTGCCAGGTCACGGCCGCGGCACAGACGCCGACCGCCTGAACAAACCGCAGCACCAGCAGCCAGGTGGCATCGCGCACCCATAGCATCCCCAGGCAGCCCACGGCAAAAATGGCCAGCCCCAGCAGCAGCACCGGTTTACGCCCAAAGCGATCCGAAAGCGGTCCCCAGAGCAGCTGCGCGAAGGCAAAACCGGCCAGGAACAGGCTCAGGCTGGCGCTGATGGCGGCAGCAGGGGTTTGCAAATCTTCCTGCATGGCGGCAAACGCCGGCAGGTACATATCGGTGGCCAAAAAGCCCAGCACGCTTAAGCCGCCGAGCCAGACTAAAAAACCTTTCCTGGGTTGCACTGTTTTATTCTCCTGAGGAGGCAGGTATATGTTGGCGCTGAGTGTAGGGAGTGCAAAGCCGCTTGTGAAACGCTAATATTTGGCGGGTGCATTCAAATTTTTTGCAGGCAGAAAATGTGGTCCGATTATTCTCTTGAAGTGGTCGATGCTGTCGCGCGTAACGGCAGCTTTAGCGGAGCGGCGCAGGAGTTGCACCGCGTCCCTTCAGCCATCAGCTATACGGTGCGACAGCTTGAGGAGTGGCTGGCGGTACCGCTGTTTGAACGGCGGCATCGTGATGTTGAATTAACGCCCGCAGGGGCGTGGTTTTTGAAGGAAGGACGTTCTGTTATCAAAAAAATGCAGATCACCCGCGAGCAGTGCCAGCAGATCGCGAACGGCTGGCGGGGGCACCTTTCCATTGCGGTGGATAATATCGTTAAGCCCGAGCGCACCCGGCAGATGATTGTCGATTTTTATCGGCATTTCTCTGACGTAGAACTGCGGGTCTCGCAGGAGGTGTTCAACGGCGTCTGGGATGCGCTGGCGGACGGCAGGGTAGAGATGGCGATTGGCGCGACCCAGGCGATCCCGGTCGGGGGACGTTACGCCTTTCGCGATATGGGGATGCTGAGCTGGAAATGCGTGGTGGCAAGCGATCATCCGCTGGCGGCGACGGAAGTGCCGCTGAGCGATGATACGCTGCGCAGCTGGCCGTCGCTGGTGCTGGAAGATACCTCCCGCTCGCTGCCGAAGCGAATTACCTGGCTGCTGGACAACCAGCGGCGGGTTGTCGCCCCTGACTGGGGATCGTCGGCGACGTGCCTCAGCGCCGGGCTCTGCGTAGGCATGGTGCCCGCCCATTTTGCACGTCCGCGAATCGACACCGGTGAGTGGGTTGAGCTAACGCTGGAGAATCCGTTCCCGGATGCGGCCTGCTGCCTCACCTGGCAACAAAATGATGTCTCGCCGGCGATGGCCTGGCTGCTGGACTATCTGGGGGACAGCGAAACGCTTAACCGGGAGTGGCTGCGGGAGCCAGACTGACTGGCTCCGCAATGAGATTAACGACGGTAGTCGCGGAACGGGCCATCCGCAACGGAACGGCGTTCGATGAGGCGAGGATGAACTTCAATGGACTGCGACTCTTCACGCTTGTTGACGATCCTGTCCAGCAGCATATTGAAGGCGGTTTCACCCAGCGAATCTTTCGGCTGGTGAATGGTGGTCAACGCTGGCGTGAAGAAGCGCGCGTTGCGCACGTTGTCATACCCGATCACGGAGATGTCCTGCGGTACGCGCAGACCCAGCTCGTCGGCCGCACAGAGGGCGCCCATCGCCATGATATCGCCCCCGCAGAAAACGGCGGTTGGACGGTGCGGCTGGGAGACGATCTGCTGCATCGCGCGGTAGCCTGATTCCGGCTCAAAGTCGCCCTGCACGATCCAGTTTTCCGGCACGGTGATTAGCGCTTCTTCCATCGCTTTCATAAAACCGGCCAGGCGGCCCGCGCCGGTGTTGCGTTCCAGCGGACCCGGGATCACGCCAATCTCGCGGTGGCCGCGTTCGATCAGATAACGGCCCGCCATGTAACCGCCTTCGAAGGCGTTATCGATAACGGAGTCGGTGAAGTCGGCGCGCGCTTCGCCCCAGTCCATCACCACCATAGGGATATGGCGATACTCTTCCAGCATCGACAGCACGGATTCCGGGTACTCTGAACACATCACCAGCAGGCCGTCCACGCGCTTTTGCGCCATCATCGACAGGTAGGCGCGCTGTTTTTCAATGCTGTTCCAGGCGTTGCCGAGAATCAGGGTATAGCCTTTCTGGAAGCAGTTTTTTTCTACCGCTTCAATGATCTCGGCAAAATAGGCCGCTTCGCTGCTGGTCGCCAGCAGACCAATAGACTTGGTGTGATTAACCTTGAGGCTGCGCGCAACCGCGCTTGGCGAGTAGTGCAGCTCTTTGATCGCTGCCCAGACGGCGTTGCGCGTCTCTTCCGCCACAAAACGGGTTTTGTTAATTACATGTGATACGGTTGTAGTGGAAACGTTTGCGCGTTTTGCTACGTCTTTAATTGTTGCCATTAAATGTCACTCCAGACCATATCCTAAACTCCTGAAAAACTTGAAGGTAAACGTTTGCCTTCTCTCACCCTTATCACGCAATTTTGAATTGCGGCACGCCGGGAAAACGACACGGGACGTCAGGAGGGGGTCAATGGCCGGTACGCTAATAAATTTAGCGTGGAATTTTGGCCTATCTTGATGAAAAGGGGAAGAGGTAAAGTGTTTATCAGCTTAAATCCAGGAAGATTTTTGACGTAAACTGTGCAAAAATGAGCAAGCTCACTTTTCGTGGGGGGATTAAAAGGAGAAAAATTGATGAGTTCCGATCTGAAGTTTTCGCTGTTCACCACCGTTATTGTGCTGGCGCTGATTGTGGCGGCTGGCCTGACGGCTGCGCTGCATTGATTTACGCGGGGGGAGAGCCTTCTCCCTCCCGAACGCTCCGATTGTTACTTCTCTGGCAAAAATCTTTTGCCATTTTGTTAACTTCTCATTTTTTGTGATTGATGTCATGCTTTCCGCTTCTTTGTTCTGTGTCACCACATGACACGGCATCCGGAGTTGACGCATGAAAATCAATTTTCCCCTGCTGGCCCTGGCGATTGGCGCTTTTGGGATTGGCACCACTGAATTCTCCTCGATGGGGTTACTGCCCGTTATCGCCCGGGGCGTGGACGTCTCGATCCCGGCCGCCGGGATGTTAATCAGCGCCTACGCCATCGGCGTGATGGTAGGAGCGCCGCTGATGACGCTTCTGCTTTCGCACCGTGCGCGCCGCAATGCGCTGATTTTCCTGATGGCGATTTTCACCCTGGGCAACGTGCTTTCGGCCATTTCGCCGGATTACACCACTCTGATGCTGTCGCGCATTCTGACCAGCCTCAACCACGGTGCCTTCTTTGGTCTGGGCTCGGTCGTGGCCGCAAGCGTGGTGCCAAAACACAAGCAGGCCAGCGCCGTGGCCACCATGTTTATGGGGCTGACCATCGCTAACATCGGCGGTGTTCCTGCGGCAACCTGGCTGGGCGAGGTCATTGGCTGGCGGATGTCCTTCCTGGCGACGGCCGGACTGGGCGTGGTCGCGATGGTGGCGTTATTCTTCTCCCTGCCAAAAGGCAGTGCGGGTGAACGCCCTGATGTACGCAGAGAGCTGTCGGTGCTGATGCGCCCGAAGGTACTCTCCGCGCTGCTGACCACCGTGCTGGGGGCAGGAGCGATGTTTACCCTCTACACCTATATTTCGCCGGTCTTACACGACATTACCCACGCAACGCCACTCTTTGTTACCGCGATGCTGGTGCTGATTGGCGTCGGCTTCTCGATTGGCAACTATCTCGGCGGGAAATTTGCTGACCGTTCCGTGAGCGGCACGCTGAAGGGCTTTTTAACCCTGCTGATTGTCATTATGGTCGCGATCCCGTGGCTGGCGCAGAATGAATTCGGCGCGGCGATTGCGATGGTTGTCTGGGGCGCTGCCACCTTTGCCGTGGTGCCGCCGCTGCAGATGCGCGTGATGCGTGTCGCCCATGAGGCGCCGGGTCTCTCGTCTTCCGTGAATATCGGGGCGTTCAACCTCGGCAATGCGCTGGGTGCCGCCGCCGGAGGCGCCGTGATTTCAGGCGGTCTGGGGTACAGTTTTGTGCCGGTGATGGGGGCGATTATTGCCGCGCTCGGCCTGCTGCTGGTGATGATGTCCGGCCGAAAACAGCCTGAAGCGGTTTGCACGGCTGAATAAGCAAAAACGCAGAAGGGTTACCCCTTCTGCGTGTCTCTTACGCGGCGAAGTTCTTCGCGACAAAGTCCCAGTTAACCAGAGCCCAGAAGTGCTCCAGGTAGTTCGGGCGCGCATTGCGGTAATCAATGTAGTAAGCATGTTCCCACACGTCCACGGTCATCAGCGGCGTAGCGCTGGTGGTCAGCGGGGTGCCCGCGTTAGACGTGGACACGATAGCCAGTTTGCCATCCGCCTCTTTTACCAGCCACGTCCAGCCAGAACCGAAGTTCTTAATGGCGGCATCGGTAAACTTCGCTTTAAACTCAGCAAAGCTGCCAAAGGCGGCGTTGATGGCGGCTGCCAGTTCACCGGCAGGTTCGCCACCGGCATTCGGTGCCAGGCAGTGCCAGTAGAAAGTGTGGTTC harbors:
- the cfa gene encoding cyclopropane fatty acyl phospholipid synthase translates to MSSSCIEEVSVPDDNWSRIVSELLGRAGITINGSSPSDPQVKHPDFFKRVLREGSLGLGESYMDGWWECERLDTFFASVLRAGLEKQLPRNLKDTLRVASARLFNLQSKKRAWIVGKEHYDLGNDLFSRMLDPFMQYSCAYWKEASTLEEAQQAKLRLISEKLQLQPGMRVLDIGCGWGGLAYFMAKHYGVSVVGVTISAEQQKMAQERCLGLDVDIRLQDYRDLNEQFDRVVSVGMFEHVGPKNYDTYFEVVDRNLKPDGIFLLHTIGSKRTDNNVDPWINKYIFPNGCLPSVRQIANASESHFVMEDWHNFGADYDTTLMAWHARFQEAWPEIAGNYSERFKRMFSYYLNACAGAFRARDIQLWQVVFSRGIEHGLRVAR
- the mdtK gene encoding MdtK family multidrug efflux MATE transporter, coding for MQKYMNEARQLLALAIPVIVAQVAQTAMGFVDTVMAGGYSATDMAAVAIGTSIWLPAILFGHGLLLALTPVIAQLNGSGRRERIAHQVRQGFWLAGFVSVLIMVVLWNAGHIIRAMHNIDPALADKAVGYLRALLWGAPGYLFFQVARNQCEGLAKTKPGMVMGFIGLLVNIPVNYIFIYGHFGMPELGGVGCGVATAAVYWVMFFSMIAYVKRARSMRDIRNENRFSTPDWSIMTRLVQLGLPIALALFFEVTLFAVVALLVSPLGIVNVAGHQIALNFSSLMFVLPMSLAAAVTIRVGFRLGQGSTLDAQTAARTGLGVGVCMAICTALFTVALREQIALLYNDNPDVVALASHLMLLAAVYQISDSIQVIGSGVLRGYKDTRSIFFITFIAYWVLGLPTGYVLALTDLVVDRMGPAGFWMGFIIGLTSAAIMMMMRMRFLQRQPSTVILQRAAR
- the punR gene encoding DNA-binding transcriptional activator PunR is translated as MWSDYSLEVVDAVARNGSFSGAAQELHRVPSAISYTVRQLEEWLAVPLFERRHRDVELTPAGAWFLKEGRSVIKKMQITREQCQQIANGWRGHLSIAVDNIVKPERTRQMIVDFYRHFSDVELRVSQEVFNGVWDALADGRVEMAIGATQAIPVGGRYAFRDMGMLSWKCVVASDHPLAATEVPLSDDTLRSWPSLVLEDTSRSLPKRITWLLDNQRRVVAPDWGSSATCLSAGLCVGMVPAHFARPRIDTGEWVELTLENPFPDAACCLTWQQNDVSPAMAWLLDYLGDSETLNREWLREPD
- the cydH gene encoding cytochrome bd-I oxidase subunit CydH, with the translated sequence MSSDLKFSLFTTVIVLALIVAAGLTAALH
- the sodB gene encoding superoxide dismutase [Fe], whose amino-acid sequence is MSFELPALPYAKDALAPHISAETLEYHYGKHHQTYVTNLNNLIKGTDFEGKTLEEIVRSSEGGVFNNAAQVWNHTFYWHCLAPNAGGEPAGELAAAINAAFGSFAEFKAKFTDAAIKNFGSGWTWLVKEADGKLAIVSTSNAGTPLTTSATPLMTVDVWEHAYYIDYRNARPNYLEHFWALVNWDFVAKNFAA
- a CDS encoding riboflavin synthase, translating into MFTGIVQGTAKVVSIDEKPNFRTHVVELPEYMLDGIETGASVAHNGCCLTVTEINGNQISFDLMKETLRITNLGELVVGDTVNVERAAKFSDEIGGHLMSGHIMTTAEVAKIVTSENNRQIWFKVQDPSLMKYILYKGFIGIDGISLTVGEVTPTRFCVHLIPETLQRTTLGSKKLGHRVNIEIDPQTQAVVDTVERVLAAKEAAIIKAVEEE
- the punC gene encoding purine nucleoside transporter PunC, yielding MQPRKGFLVWLGGLSVLGFLATDMYLPAFAAMQEDLQTPAAAISASLSLFLAGFAFAQLLWGPLSDRFGRKPVLLLGLAIFAVGCLGMLWVRDATWLLVLRFVQAVGVCAAAVTWQALVTDYYPANRTNRIFATIMPLVGLSPALAPLLGSWILAHFDWQAIFATLFAITLVLMLPAFALKPAHKKEAHADAKPITFTSLLSAKAYRGNVLIYAACSASFFAWLTGSPFILHDMGYSPAAIGLSYVPQTIAFLVGGYGCRAALQKWEGQQMLPWLLVLYALSVIGTWAVGFIPGAGLAEILIPFCVMAIANGAIYPIVVAQALRPFPQATGRAAALQNTLQLGLCFLASLVVSALIATPLLTTTSVMLATVALAVIGYRMQASAQDESTQVETSHA
- a CDS encoding MFS transporter, with the protein product MKINFPLLALAIGAFGIGTTEFSSMGLLPVIARGVDVSIPAAGMLISAYAIGVMVGAPLMTLLLSHRARRNALIFLMAIFTLGNVLSAISPDYTTLMLSRILTSLNHGAFFGLGSVVAASVVPKHKQASAVATMFMGLTIANIGGVPAATWLGEVIGWRMSFLATAGLGVVAMVALFFSLPKGSAGERPDVRRELSVLMRPKVLSALLTTVLGAGAMFTLYTYISPVLHDITHATPLFVTAMLVLIGVGFSIGNYLGGKFADRSVSGTLKGFLTLLIVIMVAIPWLAQNEFGAAIAMVVWGAATFAVVPPLQMRVMRVAHEAPGLSSSVNIGAFNLGNALGAAAGGAVISGGLGYSFVPVMGAIIAALGLLLVMMSGRKQPEAVCTAE
- the purR gene encoding HTH-type transcriptional repressor PurR, which codes for MATIKDVAKRANVSTTTVSHVINKTRFVAEETRNAVWAAIKELHYSPSAVARSLKVNHTKSIGLLATSSEAAYFAEIIEAVEKNCFQKGYTLILGNAWNSIEKQRAYLSMMAQKRVDGLLVMCSEYPESVLSMLEEYRHIPMVVMDWGEARADFTDSVIDNAFEGGYMAGRYLIERGHREIGVIPGPLERNTGAGRLAGFMKAMEEALITVPENWIVQGDFEPESGYRAMQQIVSQPHRPTAVFCGGDIMAMGALCAADELGLRVPQDISVIGYDNVRNARFFTPALTTIHQPKDSLGETAFNMLLDRIVNKREESQSIEVHPRLIERRSVADGPFRDYRR